The Neodiprion lecontei isolate iyNeoLeco1 chromosome 2, iyNeoLeco1.1, whole genome shotgun sequence genome segment TCGATAAAACATCGGTGAGTATCGGGCGCTGGAGGGTGAGACAGGGCTGTAATTTATATCCTTAATTTTGGCAGGACCCGAGTGAAAAAGAACGGGCCATCACGTCCTTTATGGCCTGAGACTTCGAGGGCAAGGGATAAAATAGCAGCTCATGTCGACATGTTCTCccattttcaaattgaagCCTCGCCCTACATCCTTGAcctcgatttttatttccgcCATATTCACCTGATCCATGAAAAAACGAGACAATTCCCACTGCGGAAGCTCTGGGGTATTTTTATACGCTGTTAATTTTGTCTCGTTAAAACAGACGGAGAAAGGCACCGTGTTCAACAGACTCTGTTTGAAATCCAAAGAACCGCGTCTCTCCAATATGCAGGATCTAAGGCTGATTATGCGGAAAATGATGCACTGTCTGTGATGTGAATTACCAGCACGTGTTAGCTTTGCGAACGTGACGCCGAGTGTACCTGGAACAGCGACATATACGTTCCGTAAATAGGTGCCATTTCCGTCCTGTAGATACGACAGATCCTTGTGCCACAGATGGCTGCCAGCTGGAATTATAGTCTACGCGTTTGATGAATGTTTAATGCCAAACGGAATTCATCTATGCACAATCAATCCTGCCGTGCGAATTTCAAGCCCATAACGCAGAGCGCAGTTTCGGTCTTTGAGCTTTCAGGGTTGATCCGAAATTTCTATACCTAATTATATCGATTGCGAGGCGCTTATAACAGCTTACCAATTTGCAGAATTTAAAGTTGATCGAGTTTTCTTTATCTGACTCCAAGATCTCCGAATGATTCGGTTAcaacgaaaataatgaaaggTTATAACTCGTCAACACCAGCGGTCTTTTCTCGATAGCCAGACTTCGTGGCTGGGAGTATTTTAAGCTGATGTAATCGTCGGATTTGAATGGTAATTGACTGGCCGGCGTGATGGACTCCGGGCTCAACATCACGTCgacgtataaatttattcgcCGGAAAGCTGAGCTTTCAGAAACCTTCCACCCCGCTGGTAAGATGGTATAATTCACAGTGAGCCTAAGAAACGAGAACTCGGTTTCAAATGTACTTGGGACACACACGCGTTCTGTAGGTATTCCACAGCGTGCCTGTGTAACTTGGCAAGCATTTCATAAGCAGCTAATTAACGGAATAACACGGTGCAAACAAAGGGTGAACTGCGATCCCGTTTTCGCCTGTGAACTCTATTTGCAGGGGTGAAATTACGCCTGTTGAACACGCTCCTAGAAGCTCTGGGGCGTAGGAAGGTGCGAAAGCAGTCGGACTGCGGCGCGCATCAATTCCGAACTTATTGGGAAAGCCCCAACGCGGTTATTTATACGCGCTTGAATTTTCAACGGATTCGGAAGTGCGTCCTCGATTCAAGAGCGCGCGTTCCATAAAGCTGGAGATGTCCCGGCCAATTAAACTTATATATCGCGCTCGTAAAAAATCAGTGACCAACGACCCGTATGAAAAAGCCAATATGCAGCCTGTGTCCGGCAGCTTACGGCCTCGGCTCGCCCGGCCGCAAGCTCTGTCGCTACTCCATAAATCCATGGCGGTCTTTTACAGCGCCGCGCTATTGAATTTGGAGGAGTAAAACACACCCTGTATTATCGTCTGGTGCAAATGTGCGGAGAGTTTTCGGTAAAAACGAACCCTTGTAACACGCCGGACATTTTCATCCCCTTTTCGTCCCGTACATCAATTAATTAGAAATTGCGCAGACGGTAAATTGCCAAAGAAGCCTTCCGAAGGACGCGGATATGGCGGTGGGTGGGAGCgtttgttccaaattttcgACACGCCCGGTGAGATAGAGAAAGACGCAAGAGCCACCTTTTTGCTTCCCATCTTTCTCATACATGCCATGTACTAAATAATGCGAGGTGTAACGAAATTTGCGACCGAATGCTCTGCGGCGCCATATGCTCTCGACTTTGTTGGCCTGGTACTACAGCCATTCTGGTCACGCACCGGTGGAATAACCGCAGAGCTCCCTAATTACCCTAAATCAAATTACGTCGCTCCCTAAGAAAATACTCGGGAAAAGCCGACATgcgatatatttatttctctcgAGAGCAAAATTTACTCCGAACTAAATTAGAGGGTAGAAATTAAAACAATGGCtcgcttattttatttatttatttttttctactccattttttatttttttttcaaaccatttAACACTTTTCAATCGTGAATAACCGAGCTCTCTGCTCTGTTTTGCTCGCTATCGCAGAGTGAAGTTTCGAATTAACGTCGAACTTTCACTGTAAACATTGCTGCATGTGTAAACGGAAGCTGAGGATCAAGGTGAGCTCGGATTCTGACGCAGCGTGTACCTTGGGATCATGGCATCGGGGTGGTGTTATATCTGCTGAGTGGATACAGCCAGCAGAAACTAGAGCGATACGTGGCCCTTTGATATTCGGGGAGTGGTTTCCTCTCTCAATTACAAGATTCGGGTCCTCCCGGATGGTCATTATCATTTCGAAACTCTCCACGTTATGTCACTCAACTTCAAGAACTTCACGTCCGCATCTGCGCAGACTGCAAACGAAGGAGCGAGAAACCTGACCAGATAAGTAAGTTtcttggtgtttttttttttttttgctactcgTGTACGCATACCAGCTGGCTTTTACAAATCAAGTTCTCAGTACATGTTCAATAAAAACGACGGAGCAATTATCGGATTAAAAGTTACTCGCAAGCTTGATCGTTTATCTACAATTGAATACATGATCACTGatataattgttaattttcctttttcttacCTTCCACAATTCTAATACCAATTAACATTTGCGATTCTTCGATAGTGGCGTGAAAAATTACCATCTGTCACCGCTCGCAGCGATCCGCAATGAAATGTTTATTCCCGTTCACCGTTGTCGAGAATTATCATCAGGAAAAACGGTTTGGTTGCGGAATAACGAATTTTTCCACCCAAGCTCCAATAAACATGTGGCACGTTATTCGAAGTTAATTATCTGGACGATTCAAGACTTAAGTCAGACTCGAATGACagaaattcattgtataaaataccGGCAATTCTTTTTTGGTCTTTCAGGTAATGCTAGGATTTTAACGGTACAACAAACACAGAAAACCGGGGAGCTCCATTTAATTGCTTCCGGTCGAGTTGCGATAGTACCCGAAGCTACCATGGATTATGATTATACGTGGATATTAATACGGCAAACTTGTTCAACTCTGCAAAGAGATCTCTACAGCTTCATATTAGTTTTCCAACTTCAACCCGTTGCATAGAAATAATACCATGATAGCCAAGTACTGCAGGAGTAAAGTTTCGGTATGTAAGACTTATCGCCTGACGTAACTGATTTGTATCAAAGGCGAGGGGTTTATCACTCATGTAATAGTTGGGACAGCTGCAAATGTAATGTCCATGCAATGGTATGTAATCTCAGTACAATACCATGAAATATTCGTGTAATATCATGCAATAGTAGTGTAACGCCGTGTAATACTGTGCGATAGTTATGTAATACCCTGTAATAGTCATGCAATATCATGCAAATACCATGTAATAGTCGTGTAATATTATGTAATGGTGGTTGCAATAGTCATGAAATACCATGAAATACCTGTGTAATACAGCATGTAATAGTCATGTAATACCTGCGCGCGCAGTACCAAGCGCATGCGCTTTACAGTGTTTACCGGATTCGTGACATAACCTTGAAATTCGTATTGGCAACTGTTTGTATAACCTATGGACCGTTATTTCTCGACTTGATTGTGTGAGTCTGCCGGCTACAACACGTGAATGACGGAAAGGTACGTACTTAATTTAATCTGTCGCTTAGATCTggcaaatattcaattatttcttgcTGACCTGTACAAAAGTTACAGGCAATTGAATTTCAGCGGTTtttgttatataaatataagtaaATATACCTTAGCATGGGTGACGTGATATTGTTGTAATTTCCGATCCGTTGTATTGCTTCTAAGTTTGCGTCAAtccaagagaaaagaaagaatatgacctaatttttttaccacctaccaatttatgaaatgaaaaataaaagaaaaatcctaaCTGTCGCATAGTGCAGGACAGAATCATCTACAAGTGCTCAAAAATTGTGACACactatcaattatttcaattaaattccaAATAGATTCAATAATTATGCGTTTTTCAATTGACTTCATGAAAACATACGATTTCGTTGAAAGTTCTAAGAAATCAGATCTCTATCAGTTTGTCCTGGTTCCTTACTCATTGTTCATTCCAGAAGTGTCACAAATTGTACTATATTTTGGAATCAATCACTCTAGTTGACATTCACAATGTCAGCAGGTAACTGTGATGTTTGATCTAAAACTAGCTTGGAGTTAGGCATGGAGGAATCAGCGAGCAAGGCAGAAAAGGAGAGTATGGCGAAGACCATCGCTGGAAATGTTAAAGAACAAAAGTTTTGGGTCGTAATTAGGAAGGAACTTGGAGTTGATCCACCGTTGTACCTGAAGCATCTCCTCACCTGTCTGGGTTTCGATTCAGCGGCCGCTCTGAAAAACCTTTCAAGCGAAGCCTTTCTAGAAATGGAGAAATTTGCCCAAACTGACATGCTGGGATTGTTAGGCGAAGATGGTTACACAAAATCAGACTTCTTCGGTATCTACAGTAATACACCTGAACAATTCCGCATACTACGAGGACATAGGTTTTGCCTCTTCGAAATTCAGAAGTATATTATAGAAAAGGGGTTGAACCATTTTGCTACGGCCGAACAggatattaatgaaaaattaactaacatcaaagcaaaaaaagaaaccaaggAAACGCTAAAAGCTGTAtcgggaaaaaaatcagatcCACAGTCACGAAAATCACAGGACTTATTGAGTGAAGAAGATCAATTATACATGCTCATTAAAAATTGGTTTTCTAAGCAACCAGATGGTGAAGAAACCTTCAAAGATTATTTAGAAAGCCCTAAAAATCGGTATATAGAGGTATCTGTCAAAGAAGACGTTGACGAAGAAATTACCTATTCGGGGAAAATATCGTGTTGCCTGTGTAAAACTAAAATTACCGCGCATAAAGCCGAATACGGGAAATCAGTACCGAGGAAAACTCGTTGGGtatgtcaaaattttatgaagcACGTAAAGGAAAAACATTTGACTTTGAACCCTGTGGAAAATTCgaaggaaaatttatttcctcgCAAGCATAACAATAGcaataaaattgatacaaaATCGGGTCAggcggaaaaaaatacagcaaaTGTTCTCAAAAACGTCGTCGCTAACACTACAGCTTTTACTTCTAGTTGTAAAAAGGTTCAACCCGAGGTTCAACCACTTATTACGGATGTATTCGATAAAGGCACCAATGACAATGATAACTGGAATACAAATGCTAGTTTGAGCGACAGTATCGCAAACAAGAACCAGAAGCTCGGCCAAAATTTACCAAGAATTATCGAAGACGTGAAATTAGTCACACCCGTTGAAATAAGAAGggatattattaaaattgaaaaaagcaGGGGAAAAAGGCATATTACTAGAGAAATTGAGAGTGATGACGAAACGGAAGCGAAACCTACTAAACggtcgaaaaatcgaattgaaaGCGATGAAGAACTCGAAGTATCTGCACGTGACAAGCCAAATGATGAATCGGATGTTAGATCACAAGCTGTGATAGTTGAAAGTACAAATGATGAGTTACAGGGGGAATTCAACCTCGGAATAATGTAAAAGGGGTTCTTTGTTCCGAGAAAATTCTATCAACCCCATTGACTAGTAATACCAAAAATACTAAGACTATAGATACAAAAAGTTCcgactgtgaaaaaaaaattaaaaaagatctAAGAACTAGAAGTGACAAATCCTACCGACAAAGAGTGAAGAGTATTACTACAGAGAGAACGATTCCATATTATTTTCCAACATTGAACGAAATGGAATTGCTGTTGAAATATAATGCAGAATTAAAGgattgcgtgaaaaatttattagcaCAATCGgcatcgaaaaaattaacgaagtCTTGTCCAACAGTCAATGAAAACAGTAAAAGTAACTTGTTAGTACGAAAATTGATGAGAATTTCTGACAAACAAAGTCAGGCCGAATCTTGCGGGAACAGATACGATTGCACAGTGAAAAAGTTTGCATCGTATATTTTCATGATTGGTGGAAGATTGTCGTACGAAACGTTATGCGCGAACTTGCCTCTACCATCCCCCTCATCTGTCAGTCGGTATTTGTTAGAAAACGGACCAGACATCATTGAAGGGCAGCTTCGATTgcaggaattgaaaaattacttaaTCAAGGCCGACCTGCCTCTAGTCATATGGGTAAGCGAAGATGCGACGCGTATTACTGGCACCGTGCAATATGACCCAAAAACTAACCAATTAATTGGGTTGGTATTACCAACAGATAAAAATGGAATGCCTAAGTGCAAATCTTTCATGGCAACGTCACCAAAAGTAATGGAAGAAACGATGCAAAATATTCCAATTGCTTCTTTGGCGTACACAATTATGGCACAGcctttacaaaaaaatgcgGCGTCATTTTGTCTGTGCATATTTGGAACCGACAATAAATTCACAGCCGAACACGTGCTTAACAGATTCCAATTTATTTACGAACAATGTCAGCAATTCGGAATAAGAGTATTAGGATTTTCTTCGGATGGTGATCCAAGATTGTTAAAAGCGATGAGGATTGAAAGCCAAATAGGTATTTCGAATCTTGATTTACTCTTTGGTAAAGAAAATTGGACATGGTTCAACAGTGAATTTTGCAGTGAGTACTTTGTTTGCCAGGATACTGTACACATTGGTACAAAGCTAAGAAATCGCTTCATCAAAAACTCAATTGTTCTGCCGATGGGAAACAATATAGCGACTGTTAGTCACCTGAAACTATTGATACAGTCACAATCTAAAGACAAACACCAGATAACTTATTCTGACTTGGACCCAAAGGATAAAATGAATTTCCCTTCTgttcaaaaaatatgtcaagAAAATGTCAGAAAATTACTCAATGATACAGTACCTGGCAGCGAAGGAACATGTcagtatttgaaaatactaCATAACACCGTAGTTTCATACATCGATTCTGAATTAACGCCGTTGGAAAGAATATTTAGCATCTGGTATTCTGTGTTTTGTTTAAGGATGTGGCGTGCATGGATTTCGGCAAATGACAGTTACACTTTgggcaaaaattttataacttcCAACTGTTACACATGCATTGAAATAAATGCTCATACGCTTATTGACGTCATCATACGCCTGAGAGATTCGGACCAACCAGAACTCTTCCTGCCATCTTTATATAGTAGTCAACCATGTGAAAGCTTTTTCCGACAAGTCCGTTCAATGTCATCCACGTACTCGACTATTGTCAACTGCAGCATGATGGACATCATTCATCGTCTCAATAGAATTCAAGTACAAAATGAAATCATCATCGAAGAGtcagaaaatattatatttccaAGATTTAGGGAGAGAAAAAGTGTAATCAATGTCAACACATATCCACTACCTTCTAATCAAGAAATACAGAAAACCGTTGAAGACGCGAAATGTCGAGCTATTGAAGATCTCGGGAACCttggtatatttttcaacaatatctTATGTACACTGCCTTTTTCTGCAAAGTCTATTCAACTAGACTCAGACGACGAATCTGACAGCGAAGAAATCAGCGAGGAAACGGAGAGCGCAAATGAAGACACTATATCTGCAGAACTTGAACATGATATGATTACGTTGCAGTCTGTAACAGGAACTTTGGAACTCAAAAATTACTCCACCCAAACAGTTCAACTAAATGAAACGAGTCCATTTGCAGTCGTGCGTGATTCGTCGCAAGCCGAATACGTCGTTAGAAAATCGTCCATTTGTTGGCTGCTTAATAAAACCAAGCACCGTTTAAGTAGCGACAGACTTCAGAGAGTACGAGAAATCGAACTGCCGCATTTGTCCAAGAAGGTACTTATTAGCTTGATATTAACTCTTCCTAAATAAGTAATGAATATCTTTCCTTATGACCCAGACTCATTAAAATACTGCGGAAAATGTCCTACCTACacctagaaaaaaaatataatgcaGCATTATTCTATGGTAAATGTATAACCCCAACGAATAGAGTTGTATAATTTATGCGGCAATTGGTTGAGATTCTAAATTTTTAGgaggttgaagttcgtaacgttaaCGAGACGAtacaatttgaagaaaatcgccattttgcaactttagaattttttagaaatgCAGTAATCAATAAATAGTGGCTTGAATCAAGCAAAGTCAACCCACATCAGAACTACAGCCTCTGTAAAGCAATTACGAAGTTGAAAaacatagttttttttcaaataatgtgtcgttacgttaacgttacgaacttcaacctcataaattttttagattCCATCATTGGCACATCCTGTCGTTGTGATGACTACAAAAAgtgttaattttcaacttcttgGTTCTCCGTATaatgttattgtttttctagGAATCAGCTACTAGATCAAATACTGTCGAAGAGAATCCGGAAATAAGTATAGGGACATGGATGCTTTTTAGAGAAGACACTGAGGCAGAAACGAAATACAGAGTAGGCCTTGTTCTTGGATTCGTCTATCTAACTGGAAAAACAGACCCACAAAGAGAATACTCCAGATTAAGCGCTGACGTCAATAATGAAAGTATTGGCGTACTATGTACCTGGTATAGATTAATAAGTTCTAGTCTCCGTCCGGCACCAGTGGGGTCACATGATTACAAATGCATTTCTGGATATATGCGAACTTTACCAACACCACAGATAGTTGATgggcatattttttattcggatTTAGTTTTGAAACTAATCCTCGAGATTATTCCTACAACTTCACTCCAAGGTAATActgctgtgaaaaaatttcatttgaaatcattGCACGTCTGGTTACaacgttttgaattttcaggtAAAGATGCAAATATCGGAAATTTTGTGCTGATCGAATTTCTCAccaaaaaaaccaaaaaatactACATCGGCGTTGTTAAAAGTATCCAATCAAGAGACAGAGATTGCGAGGAAGATTATGAAGTCAAATTCATGCGAAAAGTGACGAATTCGTCGAGCTCCATATTCGTTTTTCCAGATGTGGACGATACAAGTTATGTAACAGGAGATCAAATAAAGCTAATTCTGAGCAACCCGAAAATTGACCGAAGACGTCATCATGTATTCAGTGATTCTGATTTGTTAGAGTACGCTGTGATTTAAAAGTTAATTGAAGATCGTCTCAATTgctaaaaaatatatataattatgtatcgTTAACCTCTCCAGAGTACTATTAGCATAAATATACagagaatattattataatatataaattatggTTGCGTTGAATTATTCTTTACTATATTTAAAGGttgatttgcaaattttattatgaaatttagagGGTAAAAgaggttataaaaaaatagttgCAATAAACTATTTAATGTAATTCAAGCAAGACTTCAGGGATGCAATTAATGACAGTGAGACAAAAACCATTGTTAATAGGTATACTGAGAAATACTCATCTTACAGTAATATAATGTGtatctatataaatatataatagtCATGTAATAGTCTTGTAATAGTTGTATAATTAGTATGCAATAGTCATGCAATGGTCATGTAATTCATGTAATACTATGTGTAATACATATGCAATACGTATGTAATACTTGTGCACTATCTGTGGAATACGTGCAATACTTATGGGATACTTATGCAATACATGCAATACTATTGTAATCCCTATGCCATACATGTAATACCAGTGTAATAACTATGTAATATGTGAAATACATATGCAATGGTGTCATACTTGGGACAGTCATTATGAGAGTGGTAAGCCCCTCGATCAAAGGCTGGCGCTAAGCTTGTCGTTGTAATCGTTGTGTAATCATCCAGGATGACGAGATTGAACAACGACGTTTATTCACTCGTCAATTTCGTTCGGTACTTGTTGGCACGTGTGGAGAAgatcttttttcatttccaaaacTCATTCTTGCAAAGTCGTGTTCTTCACCTTGAAAACACTGTGGAACTGTCATTATGCACGaatgttgaaataattatcgaCGCTCCGCACGATTCAGTTGCAAAATAGTCGTAAACAAGgtattgaagtaaaaaaaatacagatgaTAAAATCTCAAAACACTCGCGAAAACGTgacatattatttttgttttttttttttcttacaatgtAACACTCAATCTCTTCCACGGATAATTGCATTCGCTTAT includes the following:
- the LOC124293074 gene encoding uncharacterized protein LOC124293074 isoform X2 codes for the protein MTERMWRAWISANDSYTLGKNFITSNCYTCIEINAHTLIDVIIRLRDSDQPELFLPSLYSSQPCESFFRQVRSMSSTYSTIVNCSMMDIIHRLNRIQVQNEIIIEESENIIFPRFRERKSVINVNTYPLPSNQEIQKTVEDAKCRAIEDLGNLGIFFNNILCTLPFSAKSIQLDSDDESDSEEISEETESANEDTISAELEHDMITLQSVTGTLELKNYSTQTVQLNETSPFAVVRDSSQAEYVVRKSSICWLLNKTKHRLSSDRLQRVREIELPHLSKKESATRSNTVEENPEISIGTWMLFREDTEAETKYRVGLVLGFVYLTGKTDPQREYSRLSADVNNESIGVLCTWYRLISSSLRPAPVGSHDYKCISGYMRTLPTPQIVDGHIFYSDLVLKLILEIIPTTSLQGKDANIGNFVLIEFLTKKTKKYYIGVVKSIQSRDRDCEEDYEVKFMRKVTNSSSSIFVFPDVDDTSYVTGDQIKLILSNPKIDRRRHHVFSDSDLLEYAVI
- the LOC124293074 gene encoding uncharacterized protein LOC124293074 isoform X4, translated to MEESASKAEKESMAKTIAGNVKEQKFWVVIRKELGVDPPLYLKHLLTCLGFDSAAALKNLSSEAFLEMEKFAQTDMLGLLGEDGYTKSDFFGIYSNTPEQFRILRGHRFCLFEIQKYIIEKGLNHFATAEQDINEKLTNIKAKKETKETLKAVSGKKSDPQSRKSQDLLSEEDQLYMLIKNWFSKQPDGEETFKDYLESPKNRYIEVSVKEDVDEEITYSGKISCCLCKTKITAHKAEYGKSVPRKTRWVCQNFMKHVKEKHLTLNPVENSKENLFPRKHNNSNKIDTKSGQAEKNTANVLKNVVANTTAFTSSCKKVQPEVQPLITDVFDKGTNDNDNWNTNASLSDSIANKNQKLGQNLPRIIEDVKLVTPVEIRRDIIKIEKSRGKRHITREIESDDETEAKPTKRSKNRIESDEELEVSARDKPNDESDVRSQAVIVESTNDELQGEFNLGIM
- the LOC124293074 gene encoding uncharacterized protein LOC124293074 isoform X1 gives rise to the protein MELLLKYNAELKDCVKNLLAQSASKKLTKSCPTVNENSKSNLLVRKLMRISDKQSQAESCGNRYDCTVKKFASYIFMIGGRLSYETLCANLPLPSPSSVSRYLLENGPDIIEGQLRLQELKNYLIKADLPLVIWVSEDATRITGTVQYDPKTNQLIGLVLPTDKNGMPKCKSFMATSPKVMEETMQNIPIASLAYTIMAQPLQKNAASFCLCIFGTDNKFTAEHVLNRFQFIYEQCQQFGIRVLGFSSDGDPRLLKAMRIESQIGISNLDLLFGKENWTWFNSEFCSEYFVCQDTVHIGTKLRNRFIKNSIVLPMGNNIATVSHLKLLIQSQSKDKHQITYSDLDPKDKMNFPSVQKICQENVRKLLNDTVPGSEGTCQYLKILHNTVVSYIDSELTPLERIFSIWYSVFCLRMWRAWISANDSYTLGKNFITSNCYTCIEINAHTLIDVIIRLRDSDQPELFLPSLYSSQPCESFFRQVRSMSSTYSTIVNCSMMDIIHRLNRIQVQNEIIIEESENIIFPRFRERKSVINVNTYPLPSNQEIQKTVEDAKCRAIEDLGNLGIFFNNILCTLPFSAKSIQLDSDDESDSEEISEETESANEDTISAELEHDMITLQSVTGTLELKNYSTQTVQLNETSPFAVVRDSSQAEYVVRKSSICWLLNKTKHRLSSDRLQRVREIELPHLSKKESATRSNTVEENPEISIGTWMLFREDTEAETKYRVGLVLGFVYLTGKTDPQREYSRLSADVNNESIGVLCTWYRLISSSLRPAPVGSHDYKCISGYMRTLPTPQIVDGHIFYSDLVLKLILEIIPTTSLQGKDANIGNFVLIEFLTKKTKKYYIGVVKSIQSRDRDCEEDYEVKFMRKVTNSSSSIFVFPDVDDTSYVTGDQIKLILSNPKIDRRRHHVFSDSDLLEYAVI
- the LOC124293074 gene encoding uncharacterized protein LOC124293074 isoform X3, which codes for MWRAWISANDSYTLGKNFITSNCYTCIEINAHTLIDVIIRLRDSDQPELFLPSLYSSQPCESFFRQVRSMSSTYSTIVNCSMMDIIHRLNRIQVQNEIIIEESENIIFPRFRERKSVINVNTYPLPSNQEIQKTVEDAKCRAIEDLGNLGIFFNNILCTLPFSAKSIQLDSDDESDSEEISEETESANEDTISAELEHDMITLQSVTGTLELKNYSTQTVQLNETSPFAVVRDSSQAEYVVRKSSICWLLNKTKHRLSSDRLQRVREIELPHLSKKESATRSNTVEENPEISIGTWMLFREDTEAETKYRVGLVLGFVYLTGKTDPQREYSRLSADVNNESIGVLCTWYRLISSSLRPAPVGSHDYKCISGYMRTLPTPQIVDGHIFYSDLVLKLILEIIPTTSLQGKDANIGNFVLIEFLTKKTKKYYIGVVKSIQSRDRDCEEDYEVKFMRKVTNSSSSIFVFPDVDDTSYVTGDQIKLILSNPKIDRRRHHVFSDSDLLEYAVI